Proteins from a genomic interval of Geodermatophilus obscurus DSM 43160:
- a CDS encoding SGNH/GDSL hydrolase family protein, with translation MTETRVMARFLPRRALVRTAVTAFLLAAVAGCSPAADDAAPAAPTSALPSGPVPATSDPATPRTFLAVGDSITAGATDVAQPLVGDRVQGGASWLPAAEQESGWNLVDGWAVPGATTADMLAGVEPTDWTADVLVVMAGTNDLARGLPWEESAAHLEGIVAAGGAPTTVVVAIAPSDPRPAARNGYNAALAGLAGGNGWTYLDPWGEVDAGGSFAPGASPDGVHPTPAVAADVGSRIGRSLAALD, from the coding sequence GTGACCGAGACTCGCGTCATGGCGCGGTTCCTCCCTCGACGGGCACTGGTGCGGACGGCGGTGACCGCCTTCCTGCTGGCCGCCGTGGCCGGCTGCAGCCCGGCGGCGGACGACGCCGCGCCGGCCGCCCCGACGTCCGCGCTGCCCAGCGGTCCGGTGCCCGCGACGTCCGACCCCGCGACGCCGCGCACCTTCCTCGCCGTCGGCGACTCGATCACCGCGGGCGCCACGGACGTGGCCCAGCCGCTCGTCGGGGACCGGGTGCAGGGGGGTGCCTCCTGGTTGCCCGCCGCGGAGCAGGAGAGCGGCTGGAACCTCGTGGACGGCTGGGCGGTCCCGGGGGCCACCACCGCCGACATGCTGGCCGGGGTGGAGCCCACCGACTGGACGGCCGACGTGCTGGTCGTGATGGCCGGCACCAACGACCTGGCCCGGGGGCTGCCGTGGGAGGAGTCGGCGGCGCACCTCGAGGGCATCGTCGCGGCCGGCGGCGCACCGACCACCGTGGTCGTCGCCATCGCGCCCAGCGACCCCCGCCCCGCGGCCCGCAACGGCTACAACGCCGCGCTCGCGGGGCTGGCGGGCGGCAACGGCTGGACGTACCTGGACCCGTGGGGTGAGGTCGACGCCGGCGGTTCGTTCGCCCCCGGCGCGTCGCCGGACGGCGTCCACCCGACCCCT
- a CDS encoding acyltransferase family protein yields MSTRAQGTGTDGGQSAGSGEIRSLTGLRAVAAVWVVVYHFQFTPGVGYDGYWEPLRPVIRAGATGVDLFFVLSGFVITLTYLERVGRTPSVREAGSFLWARVCRIWPVYALVTVVYGGWLLVKAARVTDGVVAYQVQQPVLDVWNFLLQFTMVQLWWHPASGGESWMGSAWSISAEWLAYVAFPLVALLLWRIRNAPLVLLGATAVLLMVPLGYTTYVHGGPVIAWSWLLRIGAAFLAGALTCLVVRRVRRTPRVEQAAATWALASVGAVAVGLWWGDWRGIDNDHSAFGGIVVVFFPVLVGALALSRTGLSALLSREPVVHGGRISFGLYLVHIPVFEVFWTLMDWWPRIAVGTSLWALLLAPVLLSTFVLAHLAHRFVEEPARERLRRAVPARRPAADAAPAAQPRVAVRAGRPLTPATAALLAGRSAGVPRVEAVPVPAQRPRSA; encoded by the coding sequence GTGTCCACACGAGCCCAGGGAACCGGGACCGACGGCGGGCAGTCGGCCGGGTCGGGGGAGATCCGGTCGCTGACCGGGCTGCGGGCGGTCGCGGCCGTCTGGGTGGTCGTCTACCACTTCCAGTTCACGCCGGGGGTCGGCTACGACGGCTACTGGGAACCGCTCCGGCCGGTCATCCGGGCCGGTGCCACCGGCGTGGACCTGTTCTTCGTCCTCAGCGGCTTCGTGATCACGCTGACCTACCTCGAGCGCGTCGGCCGCACGCCCTCGGTGCGCGAGGCGGGGAGCTTCCTGTGGGCGCGGGTGTGCCGGATCTGGCCGGTGTACGCGCTGGTCACCGTCGTCTACGGCGGGTGGTTGCTGGTCAAGGCCGCCCGGGTGACCGACGGGGTCGTCGCCTACCAGGTGCAGCAGCCGGTGCTCGACGTCTGGAACTTCCTGCTCCAGTTCACGATGGTCCAGCTGTGGTGGCACCCGGCCTCCGGCGGCGAGTCCTGGATGGGCTCGGCCTGGTCGATCAGCGCCGAGTGGCTGGCCTACGTCGCGTTCCCCCTGGTCGCGCTGTTGCTCTGGCGCATCCGCAACGCGCCGCTGGTGCTGCTCGGCGCCACCGCCGTCCTGCTGATGGTGCCGCTGGGCTACACCACCTACGTCCACGGCGGGCCGGTCATCGCCTGGTCCTGGCTGCTGCGCATCGGCGCGGCGTTCCTGGCCGGCGCCCTGACCTGTCTGGTGGTCCGGCGGGTGCGCCGGACGCCGCGCGTGGAGCAAGCGGCCGCCACCTGGGCCCTGGCCAGCGTCGGCGCCGTCGCCGTCGGCCTGTGGTGGGGCGACTGGCGGGGGATCGACAACGACCACTCGGCGTTCGGCGGCATCGTCGTCGTCTTCTTCCCGGTGCTCGTCGGTGCGCTCGCCCTCTCCCGCACCGGCCTGAGCGCCCTGCTGTCCCGGGAGCCGGTGGTGCACGGCGGCCGGATCTCCTTCGGCCTGTACCTGGTCCACATCCCGGTGTTCGAGGTCTTTTGGACCCTCATGGACTGGTGGCCCCGGATCGCCGTCGGCACCTCGCTGTGGGCCCTGCTGCTCGCCCCCGTGCTCCTCTCGACGTTCGTCCTCGCGCACCTGGCCCACCGGTTCGTCGAGGAGCCGGCGCGCGAGCGGCTGCGTCGGGCCGTCCCGGCGCGCCGTCCGGCCGCGGATGCGGCGCCGGCGGCGCAGCCGCGGGTCGCCGTCCGGGCCGGGCGGCCGCTGACGCCGGCCACCGCGGCCCTGCTGGCCGGGCGCAGCGCCGGCGTCCCGCGGGTGGAGGCCGTCCCCGTGCCGGCGCAGCGGCCGCGCAGCGCCTGA
- a CDS encoding GtrA family protein, translated as MTAVPAPTQPRSRSLWSVVRHLGAFGVVGGIGFVIEVGLFQLLYGHLGSGAVMAKAVATVVAMTVAFFGHRHWSFAHRARTGFKREYPMFLAINGLTLLLGLGIVAFARYGLDLTSAWALQGANLVSIAVGTVVRYLMYRRWVFPATDAAA; from the coding sequence GTGACTGCCGTCCCCGCGCCCACGCAGCCCCGCAGCCGTTCCCTGTGGTCCGTCGTCCGGCACCTCGGGGCGTTCGGGGTCGTCGGCGGGATCGGCTTCGTGATCGAGGTCGGGCTGTTCCAGCTGCTCTACGGGCATCTGGGCAGCGGCGCAGTCATGGCCAAGGCGGTGGCGACCGTCGTGGCGATGACCGTGGCCTTCTTCGGCCACCGTCACTGGTCGTTCGCGCACCGGGCCCGCACCGGGTTCAAGCGCGAGTACCCGATGTTCCTGGCCATCAACGGCCTGACGCTGCTGCTGGGGCTGGGGATCGTCGCGTTCGCCCGGTACGGCCTCGACCTGACCAGCGCGTGGGCCCTGCAGGGCGCCAACCTGGTGTCCATCGCCGTCGGCACCGTCGTGCGCTACCTGATGTACCGGCGCTGGGTCTTCCCCGCCACCGACGCCGCCGCCTGA
- a CDS encoding acyltransferase family protein, whose translation MSVAARTVATSPQATGAVRRSRSEIRALTGLRIVAAMWVVLFHFEGQLLPYVEQLPGAHAVLGAGWIGVELFFVLSGFVIARSYLDECGRRWSTAGAARFVANRFARVWPAWMAVTVVACAWLVVCPRLGLNPNIVSGHPPLELTTLLRQVTMTQMWGESSLIDVSYVAPGWSISAEWLAYLAFPLMALAMRSFLRAPAAVNLVLASATMSPLALTSFLHGTDDIEMNWVLRISCSFVAGILASCAVADLEGTERAERWGQRLTAAGLVTTAVVLLWANWRHGQDLAGGGEAGKYAAVAVLCWPVLIAGLALTDGGPARFLSRDAMVYGGRISYCLYLVHWVVRDVGMSVLGRDPDAPGRGAYTPGGALVVPVLVVVCLVLAAGLYHGVEEPARRRLVRLWGGRRAVETAPAAVSPQSPTGAAPTGEATARRLTPPLTASGRPWPLTAPPQSRTEASRGLPADAVLAAGDGRGPRPRG comes from the coding sequence ATGTCTGTCGCAGCACGCACGGTCGCCACCAGTCCGCAGGCGACGGGTGCCGTGCGCCGGTCCCGGTCCGAGATCCGGGCGCTGACCGGGCTGCGCATCGTCGCGGCGATGTGGGTGGTCCTCTTCCACTTCGAGGGCCAGCTCCTCCCCTACGTCGAGCAGTTGCCCGGCGCGCACGCGGTCCTCGGTGCCGGCTGGATCGGCGTGGAACTGTTCTTCGTGCTCAGCGGCTTCGTCATCGCTCGCAGCTACCTGGACGAGTGCGGGCGGCGCTGGTCGACCGCGGGTGCGGCCCGGTTCGTCGCCAACCGGTTCGCCCGGGTGTGGCCGGCCTGGATGGCGGTGACGGTGGTCGCCTGTGCGTGGCTCGTCGTCTGTCCGCGGTTGGGGTTGAACCCCAACATCGTCAGCGGGCACCCGCCGCTGGAGCTCACGACCCTGCTCCGCCAGGTGACCATGACGCAGATGTGGGGCGAGTCCTCGCTCATCGACGTCAGCTACGTCGCGCCCGGCTGGTCGATCAGCGCCGAGTGGCTGGCCTACCTCGCCTTCCCGCTGATGGCCCTGGCGATGCGCTCCTTCCTGCGCGCGCCCGCAGCGGTCAACCTCGTCCTCGCGTCCGCGACGATGTCCCCGCTGGCCCTGACCTCCTTCCTGCACGGCACCGACGACATCGAGATGAACTGGGTGCTGCGCATCTCCTGCAGTTTCGTCGCCGGCATCCTCGCCTCGTGCGCCGTCGCCGACCTGGAGGGCACCGAGCGCGCCGAGCGGTGGGGGCAGCGACTGACCGCCGCCGGCCTCGTGACCACGGCGGTCGTCCTGCTGTGGGCCAACTGGCGGCACGGTCAGGACCTCGCGGGAGGCGGTGAGGCCGGCAAGTACGCCGCCGTGGCGGTGCTGTGCTGGCCGGTGCTCATCGCCGGGCTGGCCCTGACCGACGGTGGCCCGGCGCGGTTCCTGTCGCGAGACGCCATGGTCTACGGCGGCCGCATCTCCTACTGCCTCTACCTCGTGCACTGGGTCGTGCGGGACGTCGGCATGTCCGTGCTGGGTCGAGACCCGGACGCCCCCGGCCGAGGGGCGTACACGCCGGGAGGTGCACTGGTCGTGCCCGTCCTCGTCGTCGTGTGCCTCGTGCTGGCCGCTGGGCTCTACCACGGGGTCGAGGAGCCGGCCCGTCGTCGGCTGGTCCGCCTCTGGGGCGGCCGCCGTGCTGTCGAGACCGCTCCCGCGGCGGTGTCGCCACAGTCGCCGACCGGCGCAGCCCCCACTGGGGAGGCGACCGCACGCCGGCTGACACCGCCGCTCACCGCGTCCGGCCGGCCGTGGCCGCTGACCGCGCCTCCGCAGTCGCGGACGGAGGCCTCACGCGGCCTGCCCGCGGACGCTGTCCTGGCCGCCGGGGACGGGCGGGGCCCCCGCCCGCGCGGCTGA
- a CDS encoding AAA family ATPase, protein MRLHSLSITAFGPFAGTETVDVDAVARDGLFLLWGPTGAGKTTLLDAVVYALYGTVPGARGEEKRLRSDHADAATRTEVACELTLAGERLLVVRRPEQTRPKKRGAGETTEQAKLTVQRWDGAAWEPVSTRIDEGSEYLRVRLGLSAEQFCQVVLLPQGDFARFLRAEPEDRARLLRTLFDVGRFARAEDWLAAERRAAEETLRTDRERLGRLLDRVAHAADVAVPEELAPELVGARPGASVNAWVAAVRSRAAGDLTAATAAAEAAAAASARLDGELAEARGLADRHARRDRARQELAELTVEEEQLGLLRARADAGRRAEALRDVLESAGRTALAAEAAATALAAARAAWAEVADGRDADALTARELRDEAAAARALAPEADRAAGLARELGRLGRVVEALTARCEEGVRTAASWPGRVAEAQRRLDAASAAAVRLPGLTAAADAARTALDAAHRAERVAAHLAAARETAEAARTAWVDAREALVELRAARLDGMAAELAAGLAPGADCPVCGATEHPRPAEHTGPRVSADDEERARAVVDTAEERTAAARRTVEERERELAVLRERAGELPAAELAACAEQARAERAEVAALAGDVDAARRELADREAGRDAATTRLAADREELQRRTAERDGRADALTELTARLDAARGADTDLPARVRRLTRTAERCEAALSAEAEELRARAAADAAREAAARRATAAGFADLVDAADALLDAGELARLERRLRQHDEARSVAAATLADPELTDLPARPDVPALQQRCAQLTAHREEAVARLEQARRCAGALDALAGEVVSAEVELAERRAWAGRVAGLADLVNGRGANTLRMRLQSFVLAARLEQVAEVASRRLQEMSGGRYTFLHSDAQARHGARGGLGLDVFDEYTGTRRPTKTLSGGESFMASLALALGLADVVTAEAGGIQMDTLFVDEGFGTLDALALDAVMNVLDELRRGGRTVGVISHLEELRTRIPTRLEVVAGRHGSRLAG, encoded by the coding sequence GTGAGGCTGCACTCCCTCTCGATCACCGCCTTCGGGCCGTTCGCCGGCACGGAGACCGTCGACGTCGACGCGGTCGCCCGCGACGGGCTCTTCCTGCTGTGGGGCCCCACCGGCGCGGGCAAGACGACGCTGCTGGACGCCGTCGTCTACGCCCTGTACGGCACCGTGCCGGGAGCGCGCGGCGAGGAGAAGCGGCTGCGCAGCGACCACGCCGACGCCGCCACCCGCACCGAGGTCGCCTGCGAGCTGACCCTCGCCGGCGAGCGGCTGCTCGTCGTCCGCCGGCCCGAGCAGACCCGGCCGAAGAAGCGCGGCGCCGGCGAGACCACCGAGCAGGCCAAGCTCACCGTGCAGCGGTGGGACGGCGCCGCCTGGGAGCCGGTGAGCACCCGCATCGACGAGGGCTCGGAGTACCTGCGGGTGCGGCTGGGCCTGTCCGCCGAGCAGTTCTGCCAGGTGGTGCTGCTGCCCCAGGGCGACTTCGCCCGCTTCCTGCGCGCCGAGCCCGAGGACCGCGCCAGGCTGCTGCGCACCCTCTTCGACGTGGGCCGCTTCGCGCGGGCGGAGGACTGGCTGGCCGCCGAGCGCCGGGCCGCCGAGGAGACGCTGCGCACCGATCGAGAGCGGCTGGGACGGCTGCTCGACCGGGTCGCCCATGCAGCCGACGTCGCGGTGCCCGAGGAGCTGGCGCCCGAGCTGGTCGGCGCCCGGCCCGGCGCGTCGGTGAACGCCTGGGTCGCCGCCGTGCGCAGCCGGGCCGCCGGGGACCTCACCGCTGCCACCGCTGCGGCCGAGGCCGCAGCCGCGGCCAGCGCCCGCCTGGACGGCGAGCTGGCCGAGGCGCGCGGGCTCGCCGACCGGCACGCCCGGCGCGACCGCGCCCGCCAGGAGCTGGCCGAGCTGACCGTCGAGGAGGAGCAGCTGGGCCTGCTGCGGGCCCGCGCCGACGCCGGACGCCGGGCGGAGGCGCTGCGCGACGTCCTGGAGTCCGCCGGCCGCACCGCGCTGGCCGCAGAGGCCGCCGCCACCGCCCTGGCGGCCGCGCGCGCTGCCTGGGCCGAGGTCGCCGACGGCCGCGACGCCGACGCGCTCACCGCCCGGGAGCTGCGCGACGAGGCCGCCGCGGCTCGGGCGCTGGCGCCCGAGGCCGACCGCGCGGCCGGGCTGGCCCGCGAGCTCGGCCGGCTGGGCCGGGTTGTCGAGGCGCTCACCGCCCGCTGCGAGGAGGGGGTGCGCACCGCGGCGAGCTGGCCCGGACGCGTCGCCGAGGCGCAGCGCCGGCTCGACGCCGCCTCGGCCGCCGCCGTGCGGCTGCCGGGCCTCACCGCGGCCGCCGACGCCGCCCGCACGGCGCTCGACGCCGCGCACCGCGCCGAGCGGGTCGCCGCCCACCTGGCCGCCGCCCGGGAGACCGCGGAGGCCGCGCGCACCGCGTGGGTCGACGCCCGCGAGGCCCTCGTCGAGCTGCGCGCGGCACGCCTCGACGGCATGGCCGCCGAGCTCGCGGCGGGTCTGGCGCCCGGCGCCGACTGCCCCGTCTGCGGCGCCACCGAGCACCCGCGGCCGGCCGAGCACACCGGCCCGCGCGTCTCCGCCGACGACGAGGAGCGGGCGCGGGCGGTCGTCGACACGGCCGAGGAACGCACCGCCGCCGCCCGCCGCACGGTCGAGGAGCGGGAGCGGGAGCTCGCCGTCCTGCGCGAGCGGGCCGGGGAGCTGCCGGCCGCGGAGCTCGCCGCATGCGCCGAGCAGGCCCGCGCCGAGCGCGCCGAGGTCGCCGCGCTCGCCGGGGACGTCGACGCCGCCCGGCGCGAGCTTGCCGACCGGGAGGCCGGCCGGGACGCCGCGACGACGAGGCTGGCCGCCGACCGCGAGGAGCTGCAGCGGCGCACCGCGGAGCGGGACGGCCGCGCAGACGCCCTCACCGAGCTCACCGCGCGGCTCGACGCCGCCCGCGGGGCGGACACCGACCTGCCCGCGCGGGTCCGGCGGCTGACCCGGACCGCGGAGCGCTGCGAGGCCGCGCTGTCCGCCGAGGCCGAGGAGCTGCGGGCCCGCGCTGCCGCCGACGCCGCGCGGGAGGCCGCGGCCCGGCGCGCCACCGCCGCCGGTTTCGCCGACCTGGTCGACGCCGCGGACGCGCTGCTCGACGCGGGGGAGCTGGCCCGCCTCGAGCGGCGGCTGCGGCAGCACGACGAGGCCAGGTCGGTCGCCGCGGCCACGCTCGCCGACCCGGAGCTGACCGACCTGCCCGCCCGGCCGGACGTCCCGGCCCTCCAGCAGCGCTGCGCGCAGCTCACCGCCCACCGGGAGGAGGCGGTCGCCCGGCTGGAGCAGGCCCGGCGCTGCGCCGGGGCCCTGGACGCGCTGGCCGGCGAGGTCGTCTCCGCGGAGGTCGAGCTCGCCGAGCGCCGCGCGTGGGCCGGGCGGGTCGCGGGCCTGGCCGACCTGGTCAACGGCCGCGGCGCCAACACGCTGCGGATGCGGTTGCAGTCCTTCGTGCTGGCCGCCCGGCTCGAGCAGGTCGCCGAGGTCGCCAGCCGGCGGCTGCAGGAGATGTCCGGCGGCCGCTACACCTTCCTGCACAGCGACGCCCAGGCCCGGCACGGCGCCCGCGGCGGCCTGGGCCTGGACGTCTTCGACGAGTACACCGGCACACGGCGTCCCACCAAGACGCTCTCCGGCGGGGAGAGCTTCATGGCGTCGCTGGCGCTGGCACTCGGACTCGCCGACGTCGTCACCGCCGAGGCCGGCGGCATCCAGATGGACACGCTCTTCGTCGACGAGGGGTTCGGCACCCTCGACGCGCTGGCCCTCGACGCGGTGATGAACGTGCTCGACGAGCTGCGCCGCGGCGGCCGGACGGTCGGCGTCATCAGCCACCTGGAGGAGCTGCGCACCCGGATCCCCACCCGGTTGGAGGTCGTCGCCGGGCGGCACGGGTCCCGTCTGGCCGGCTGA
- a CDS encoding exonuclease SbcCD subunit D: MRLLHTSDWHIGRTLHGADLLREQEAVLSGLADVVVAESVDVVVVAGDVYDRAVPSADATGVLDRVVGRLLRAGAAVVLTPGNHDSARRLGTFSGLLSAAGLHVRATTAGLDEPVLLRDEHGEVAVYGLPYLEPELARHELGVPGARSHEAVLTEAMERVRRDLFLRPGARSVVLAHAFVGGGVPSDSERDICVGGVDLVPAPVFDGVDYVALGHLHRPQTITPRLRYSGSPLAYSFGEAGQGKQVWLVDLDATGLAGVCALALPTPRPLTVLTGTLDELLADPAHAPVEDHFVSARLTDDVRPSDPMRQLQARFPHCVHLEWTGGAGGGDGRSYQERLRGRSDLEVAGEFVTHVRDGVGVSDAERELLVRALGAAAREELAR; the protein is encoded by the coding sequence ATGCGGCTGCTGCACACCTCCGACTGGCACATCGGCCGCACCCTGCACGGGGCCGACCTGCTGCGCGAGCAGGAGGCGGTGCTCTCCGGGCTGGCCGACGTCGTCGTCGCCGAGTCGGTCGACGTGGTGGTCGTCGCCGGCGACGTCTACGACCGCGCGGTGCCCTCCGCCGACGCGACCGGCGTGCTCGACCGGGTGGTCGGCCGGCTGCTGCGGGCCGGCGCGGCCGTCGTCCTCACGCCGGGCAACCACGACTCCGCGCGCCGCCTGGGCACCTTCTCCGGCCTGCTGTCGGCCGCAGGCCTGCACGTGCGCGCCACGACGGCCGGTCTCGACGAGCCGGTGCTGCTGCGCGACGAGCACGGTGAGGTCGCCGTCTACGGGCTGCCCTACCTCGAGCCGGAGCTCGCCCGCCACGAGCTCGGGGTGCCGGGTGCGCGGTCGCACGAGGCGGTGCTCACCGAGGCGATGGAGCGGGTGCGCCGCGACCTGTTCCTGCGCCCCGGCGCCCGCTCGGTCGTGCTGGCGCACGCCTTCGTCGGCGGCGGGGTGCCCAGCGACAGCGAGCGCGACATCTGCGTTGGCGGCGTCGACCTGGTGCCCGCGCCGGTGTTCGACGGGGTCGACTACGTCGCGCTGGGCCACCTGCACCGGCCGCAGACGATCACCCCGCGGCTGCGCTACAGCGGCTCTCCGCTGGCTTACTCCTTCGGCGAGGCCGGGCAGGGGAAGCAGGTGTGGCTGGTCGACCTCGACGCCACCGGGCTGGCCGGCGTCTGTGCGCTGGCCCTGCCCACCCCCCGCCCGCTCACCGTGCTCACCGGCACCCTCGACGAGCTGCTCGCCGATCCGGCCCACGCGCCGGTCGAGGACCACTTCGTCTCGGCGCGGCTGACCGACGACGTGCGACCGTCGGACCCCATGCGCCAGCTGCAGGCCCGCTTCCCGCACTGCGTGCACCTGGAGTGGACCGGCGGCGCCGGCGGGGGAGACGGGCGCAGCTACCAGGAGCGACTGCGCGGCCGCAGCGACCTGGAGGTGGCCGGGGAGTTCGTCACCCACGTGCGCGACGGGGTCGGCGTCAGCGATGCCGAGCGCGAGCTGCTGGTCCGGGCGCTCGGCGCGGCGGCCCGTGAGGAGCTTGCCCGGTGA
- a CDS encoding PH domain-containing protein: protein MPYPDKLLAEDEEVVRHLHPHWLTLARPVLVLLLVVGGTSFGAALVPAGPSQGTARTVLAGLALVVLVVAVLRPLLRWRTTHYVVTTHRVLLREGVLARRGRDIALSRIADVSYRQTLGQRLVSSGRLTIETVGDGGATVLERVPDSDGVQQLLVQLVEEDADRRGAHPSGAVGRAGDRRDRAGWDDDGWGDDGWTPAGWSTGQRTARL from the coding sequence GTGCCCTACCCTGACAAGCTGCTCGCCGAGGACGAAGAGGTCGTCCGGCACCTGCACCCGCACTGGCTGACCCTCGCCAGGCCGGTGCTCGTCCTGCTGCTCGTGGTGGGCGGCACCTCCTTCGGCGCGGCCCTGGTGCCCGCCGGCCCGTCCCAGGGCACGGCGCGGACGGTGCTCGCCGGGCTGGCGCTCGTGGTCCTCGTCGTTGCCGTCCTGCGGCCGCTGCTGCGCTGGCGCACCACGCACTACGTGGTCACCACCCACCGTGTGCTGCTGCGCGAGGGCGTCCTGGCCCGCCGGGGCCGCGACATCGCGCTGTCCCGGATCGCCGACGTCTCCTACCGGCAGACGCTGGGCCAGCGGCTGGTCAGCTCCGGCAGGCTCACCATCGAGACGGTCGGCGACGGCGGAGCCACCGTGCTCGAGCGGGTGCCCGACAGCGACGGCGTCCAGCAGCTGCTCGTCCAGCTCGTGGAGGAGGACGCCGACCGGCGCGGCGCGCACCCCTCCGGTGCGGTCGGCCGGGCGGGGGACCGCCGGGACCGGGCCGGCTGGGACGACGACGGCTGGGGCGACGACGGCTGGACCCCCGCCGGCTGGTCGACCGGGCAGCGCACGGCCCGCCTCTGA
- a CDS encoding biotin--[acetyl-CoA-carboxylase] ligase: MPETLPSTSADPSRAPLDGRSLAAALTAGSALWRSLEVVPEIGSTNAALLAAAAEDAPEGTVLAAEHQAAGRGRLDRVWTSPPGAGLTVSFLLRPDVPSARRGWLPLLTGVALAEAVGEVPGVRASLKWPNDLLAAGGAKLAGILAEVGNGAVVVGVGLNVSTRADELPETGTSLALEAGRPVDRAAVLLQFLRGFERRYHLWAQALGDPVSSGLARDYLAWCSTVGVDVVVTLPDGSTLEGVAESVDWDGRLVVRTAQGVAELASGDVRHVRAPAREA, from the coding sequence GTGCCCGAGACGCTGCCGTCCACCTCCGCCGACCCCTCCCGGGCCCCGCTCGACGGCCGGTCGCTGGCGGCCGCGCTCACTGCCGGGAGCGCCCTGTGGCGCTCGCTGGAGGTGGTACCCGAGATCGGCTCCACGAACGCCGCCCTCCTCGCAGCCGCGGCCGAGGACGCGCCCGAGGGCACGGTCCTGGCGGCCGAGCACCAGGCCGCCGGCCGGGGCCGGCTCGACCGCGTCTGGACCTCTCCACCGGGCGCGGGCCTCACCGTCTCGTTCCTGCTGCGCCCCGACGTGCCGAGCGCCCGCCGGGGGTGGCTGCCGCTGCTCACCGGCGTCGCCCTCGCCGAGGCCGTGGGCGAGGTGCCCGGGGTGCGCGCCTCTCTCAAGTGGCCCAACGACCTGCTCGCCGCCGGCGGCGCCAAGCTGGCCGGCATCCTGGCCGAGGTCGGCAACGGGGCGGTGGTCGTGGGCGTGGGCCTCAACGTCTCCACCCGCGCCGACGAGCTGCCGGAGACCGGTACCTCCCTCGCCCTGGAGGCGGGGCGGCCGGTCGACCGCGCGGCGGTGCTGCTGCAGTTCCTCCGCGGCTTCGAGCGCCGCTACCACCTCTGGGCCCAGGCCCTCGGCGACCCGGTCTCCAGCGGGCTGGCCCGCGACTACCTGGCGTGGTGCTCGACGGTGGGGGTCGACGTCGTCGTCACGCTGCCCGACGGCTCCACGCTCGAGGGGGTCGCCGAGTCGGTCGACTGGGACGGCCGCCTCGTCGTCCGGACGGCGCAGGGCGTGGCTGAGCTGGCCAGTGGGGACGTGCGACACGTGCGCGCACCGGCGCGGGAAGCGTGA